In the Primulina tabacum isolate GXHZ01 chromosome 15, ASM2559414v2, whole genome shotgun sequence genome, TATCTACCAGTCCAAACTTATCTACCAGTCAAAACATATACTCATCTACCAGTCCAAACTTATCTACCAGTTCAAACTCATCTACCAGTCAAAACATATACTCATCTACCAGTCAAAACATATCTACCATTTCAAACTCATCTACCAGTTCAAAATGCATCTAAAAGACATATATATAATGTATCTATAGTATCATACTTTCATACAGATTTAACCTTCTTtctgaattaaaaatgaatCCATAATATCTATTTGATGCAAACTCATCTAGCTCATCTTCATTGTCAGATAATGAAGATGATATTCAATTTAttaaaaactttgaaaatagaAGAAGAGCAATACTCTCAACTATAGCTCGAGAACAGATTTAGTTGCTTCCTACATCATCCAACAAGAGCAAGAAGTCACACATGGAGGGTCAATTCCAGGTCACATAGTCATCCGACGCGAACGTGAAATTTCTGATCAAAAGTTGTTTAACGACTATTTTGCTGAGAATCCAGTCTAGAATGAAGCAATATTCCGACGAAGATTTCAAATGTCTCGAAATATTTTCCTTCCAATAGTAGACGTCATAAAGAATCACGATGtttatttcatataaacaagTGATAGTTTGGGACGGCTCGGGCTATCGACTAATCAAAAAGCAACTGCTACATTGAGAATGCTAGTATATGGCTTACCAGCGGATGTTACTGATGAATACATCCAAATAGTAGAATCTACTGCAATTCAGTATATGCAACACTTTTGTCGAGCTATAGTGGAAGTTTTTGCGGAGCAGTACTTGAGATCACCTACTGCCAATGATGTTGCTAGACTTCTCTATATTGGCAAACAACGAGGTTTTCCTGGAATGTTGGGAAGTCTCGACTGTATGCATTGGAGGTGGAAAAATTGCCTCACGGCTTGGGCAGGACAATATGCAGGTCGTAATGGTTCTCCAACAATCATTTTAGAAGCGACAGCTGATTACGATCTTTGGATATGACATGCATATTTTGGTATGCTTGGAACTAATaatgatataaatattttagagtCTTCCAGTCTAATTTCCAATCTTGCATAGGGAATTGCTCCCCCAGCTCATTATACTATTGGAACAAAAGAATATGACATTGAATATTATTTAGCTGATAGTATTTATCTGAAATGGTCAACTATTGTGCAAACTATCCATGTTCAGTGTGGTTCAAAGAAGCAGTATTTTGCGATGAAACAAGAGTCATGCAGGAAATATATGGAGTGTGCATTTGGCATTCTTCAATCACGATTTGCGATTGTGGCATATCCAGCACGTGGTTGgaagaaaaatcatttgaatgatATAATGAAAGCATGTATTATAATGCACAATATGATAATCAAAGATGAACGTGATCTTAGTGCACCAATTCAAGATGCTAGGGAAGCACCGACTCCAATAGTAGAAATGACTGTCAATGAGCATATCAGATTTCGAGAATTTCTCGCtcgatataaaaaaaataaaagacaaagaCGCTCACTATACATTACAAAGtgctttaattgataatttatgGGATGAATATGGTCGTTCAAATATTTGAAGTTGTATttgtaataattatttaatttaatgttatatattaattttatttcactaattttatttatttatatttcaattcgtataatataaatttcattaatatatttaaaataactaaattaatcattttagtAATATTATCGCAGttgttaataatataatattaattatatcaaatataaaatgtaattataaatatatcattaaatttaaaaaatatatatttaataagtaataagaaaaaaattaaataaaaaaaatatttcgagaatattttattttagagTAAGATTTGAAGTAGACGATTCGAAGatgaatattatatttgttacagaaactatattattttaaaataaaattgttttaaaataaaattttaaattggaGACGACGTTAGAGCATCCGCATTCGTTGGGTGTTTAAACACCCACCAACTCATCAAAAAGCATGGGGTCCACTTCACATAATCATTATAACAACATATCTCTTTTAACCACATTCCTTTTAACATTCAAACTCATTATTTATGGGTTTCACTGCCACATACTCATTATAACAATATATCTTTTTACCCACATTCTTTTAAACAttcaaattcattaattaaatatttaaaataaaaaataaaatatatacaatggtttacaaataaaaattaaaaaaaattacaaatttattttttttaaaaaaaacctgaaagtcaaaatttaaaaacaaaatttgaatgaattttttttttaaaataaaaccaaattcaaaatttgaaaacaaaattaaaataattcaaaatacgTGGGGCTCGTGTATAAGCAAATCAGCGACGTTTTTtgaaaatccgtcgctaatagcgacggtgtttcaaaaccgtcgctaattatccaatttttttttaaaaaaaatctgacACAGGTGCGTTCATATGCGTTCATACATATGAACGCCTCACACCCTCTCTCTTGCTCACATTGGAGAGTGTTATAACATCCCTTTAACACCCAATGTGGGTGCCCTTACAACAAAGAACTCGAGATTCTAGTTTCAAAAACGAAGACCTTGAGATTTTTTTGATCGTACGTTGTTACTAAATGTAGATTTTGTCTGTAGTGCTGGATAGTGCGGAAGCATTTACGTCAGCATGTTTGATAGAATTTTGAACCATCCACTGGCCGGCCTAATAGCATATTCCACCCCCCTGAACTTCCAAGAACCAAAACACAGCCCGAGGAAAAAATAACTTTTTTTCCATTAAGttgtattatttaaaaatattatctattaagcatttaaaatttaattttgataaattctttttaaaattctaaccATTTTggtcaaaaaaaatttatcacgtCAACGTTCCGATAAAATATAACtaaaacacacacaaaaaatcAAGTTAGTCCATGCATAACATCTAATATAaagtgaataattttttttttattacaatgagattactgatatttgtttaAATTTGATCTTTTTTTATTTCGTATCCCTATGTCATAAAAGTTTTGGCaattattttaagtaattgatttgaaattttcctttatatatatatatatatattctaaaaCTCCACATTCTAAGCCACATATCAATGAATAAATATCTTCATTTgtctaaaatgttattttttaaaatacctcCCACTGTAATAATGGTACTtcaaaacatttttaccatATCAGCATCTCAATCTCTTTATATGGCTTTTCTAAAACGTAcgttttcaatattttaaaaaaatcccctacttcaataataataaaatttataaatttttcctatttaaaatatcaaactTGTACCCACATAAATATTTCCAGTGAAGCCTGTCGTGTGTCGAAACCAGTAAGAACAAATACATTAAAATTCACAATTTGATATTTGAAGTACTCAGAAATATCATCACAAGGGAAATGAttcagaaatcaagaacattTTTATCCTTCAAGCATTGAACAGTGTCCCTCAAAGTCACCTCAATAGGAGTGAAATCCAATTTTAAACTTTCTGCCTTCTCTTTCGAAACATGGTAAGGAGGATCTTCAATGGCAGCTTCGGTCTCCCTACTACGCAAAGATAAACAAAGCTCGAAAACGTCCCATCGACTGAAATTCATAACCATGAACACAAATAGATAGATTACAAAAGGAGCTTACTTTGCAGGAAGGTTGAGTGAAGGGAAAATCCCGCTTAGTATTttcaaagcattgaaagaatgCATCACTTTCCTAACCAAACAATATCTTCCACTAGCAGAAGGATTCTTGAATGCAAGAACATGTGCACGAGCAACATCCCTAACATCAACATATCTGTAAATCCCACTAGGCCACATTTGTTGTCCTGCAAGAAAAAGTCACCCAGCTTGATTTCTTGGTTTATGATATGCAATACGGAGAGGGTGGCTGAAATTTCAGTCTTCCCCTATTCTCCTCCATCTGAGTCCACCCCTGCTTGAATACGTGATTTTGGATGTAAAAAGACGACTACCTTCTTTAATGAGATTCAGAAAAGCCTCAGTGGTCAAATTGAGATCTGGCTGCAAGTAAGGACCGATCACAAAACCAGGATGTAATGTTACCAGTTCAAGGCCATTTTCTTCACAAAAATTCCAAGCAGCTTTCTCTGCCAAAGTTTTTGAGAGACCATACCATTGCTGAAAAACAACTTCATTATGCGTCATAACAACCCATTATGAATTGAAATTTGTAAGTTGCTCAAAATTTTGGATCTTAGATAGAAATATATATCACCATGGGATCAAAAGTACGGGGAAAAATTCATTACGAGTTCATTTTTAATACCTGTAACAATTATATACCTTAGTTTTCTCGCAGAAAAGAGGATCCGAGTACCAAGTTTCGTCGACTATAACATCAGAATTAAGAGGGTCACTGTTGAACATTACTGAAGCCATAGATGATGTTATAACAACTCTTTTGATTGACGGTACTTTCTTGCAAGATCTAAGAACATTAAGTGTTCCCGTAACGGCAGGATTTATCAGTTCTGTCTGAAATATAAATGAATATTATTGAGATCAATTAAAAAAATCTAGATGAAAATAGTTTTTCCAGGAACCTGAGGATCTGAAACTTGGATTAAAACAGGTGATGCTGTGTGAAAGACGCCTTGACAGCCATCAATGACAGAATCAAACGAACCCTCCTCAACCAAGTTGGCTTCAAACAAATGCAACCTTTCCTTTGCTCCTTCGAGCGCCTTCAGATGTTCAACCTTTTTTGGATCATCTGAATCATGAAACACATTCTGATCGTAAACACAATAATCTCTCGTTGAAGTATAATTCATCCACAAAATAAAAAGTGTACAGGTGCAAGAAAATTCTGTTCTTGATAATAATGCAACAAGTATCACTCTATGACAGCAAGAAATCGAAACCTTGATCTATATCATAAGTCTTGTATGGTTCAACTTTAAATACTTTCATCAAAATTTGGGCATTTCTTATACTTCAAAATCTGTTCTACAATTATCTCGAATAGCTATTCTTATATAATGGGATACGATTATCAAAATTAGGACCACCATGGCGGATCAGTGTCATCTGAAAGATTTAGACTTCAAAATTTTGCATATTATGCACTTACTCTGCTAAAATTTCTAAAACTATTTCTGATTTCTGCATCATAAGCACCACTATTTTACTCATGAAACCAATCCCTCAATCATGTCTGTAATATCAAATTAATTACACTTGCTACATATTTGGATATATATCTGCCGAATATAGCCCTTTCTGGATGCCAATTCTCATGTTTCAATCATAAAGCCCATATAAAACGCATATAAGGCAATAAAACCTCAAACCCAACTCATATAATCTATTTTCCCATAAATTTCTTTCAAATTAAGGTTAAAAACACAAAATTATGTCAACCCAAAAAATTAGACTGCTCAAATACACAGTAAATCAAGTCCAGAAGTTGACTGACTGGGATTGCGGACAGTGGCCTTAACAGTGTAACCAGCCTCAAGCAGAAACTTAACCAGCCACGATGCTATGTACCCCGACGCTCCTGTCACGCAAACAACCTCGCCTTTTTCACTCATTTTTTGTTTTTCCTTGCAAACGATGAAATGAATTATATTTGGGAACGAATAACTTGAGATTTTAgcttaaaaaaaaagagattttcttgattgtaCATTGGATTTTGTCTTTAGCGTTGGATAGTGCGGAAGCATTCACGTCAGCATGCTGAATAAAATTTGCCCATTTTGGACCATCCGTTGGCCTGCCTAATAACATATTCCACCCCACGAAATTCCCAACACGCAAAATTTAGCCCGTGTAAGACAGGGAGACTCCTTACGACCTCACCTCcacttataataaaaaataattaaggaaaaatatttttgttggtacactaattattaaattatttcattttaAGTCATGATCCATCAAATATTAAAAGTTTAATTTTGGTACATTAACATTTAATTTCTAGTTATTTTGTTCTAATAATGTCACATCAACAATTTTTTGTGTCATGTCATCAATTCTGAGTTTAATATGAGTATTTTTTGGCACTACATCAATATTTTCCTTTGTAGCATCAACACTTCGATAAAATAGCAATAAAATCCCAAAAAGACCAAAACATGAATAATTAGTAGACCAAAATCAAAAAGTTTATAAATGAAGTTAAGAGTCAGGCTTCTGTGATATGTTAGGTGTTGGTGGGATACTCTTCAGAGGATTACAAGGGTTGATAGGAGATGTGCATTTAGTAATTACGAGGGGAAGATCCATTGACAGTTACTCTTCTTATGATTGATGTCATTGGTGGGGGGCTTCTCGTGAAAGTAAAAATTCTACtggacatttttttaaaaaaaatgcaatgGCTGAAACCATGCCTACATAAATCCATAGAATTCGAAACATGCATTTTGTGAAATCATCCCACAgctgaataaaataattgcagttaaaattttgaaaatagcaACCAACTTAAACAAttaccatttaaaaatataaaatgtcaaGCATTTTAAAATCCGTCAAACtctcaacaaaataaaatcatcaaccatTTAAAAAGTTGTTTAAAAGTGtccccataaaatcatattcttgcggaagaatacaaggtcctcgggttaacgtGCATCGCCAGCTCCGCCCGTTCAGTCAGcatcacctccagtctcctcatcgaaaagctcacctgcatcattcatacCTACTGTAACATTAATagtaaatacatatacataacatgcaacagtgaaaggTACTGTaacaaaatacatttcatgaatttaaaagcataaacgtaaacatGTCGTATCATAGCATAGCGTGTCAAAACATCTCATCATAtcattgaattcagttcattagttgtgatattcgtatcagctctattcgatggatccatctatgtataaccacggtaccgggcggcgaggacatcagcgacactctcacccgtcaactgagccttggcctatcatatcatgtcaatggaaatatgatcgtcgggTTCCCTTtgaggccttctcccgtaaacgggcttcTCTGAGGCATTTTTCCTCAcaatatctccaatcatatcatcgtatacatatattgTCAGTCAtaaccaactcccatccttcaaaaacatcatcattttcatcacttatcaaaatcatgcatatacgtaaattgcaaaaaatatacatatattgtCACTCAAactatattatgcatgttttgattatttttgcaTGGAAAATTTTTACTCACGATTGGTTTAACGATagaatgattattttcaaagttttaacaATTTTACGTTTGTTTATTAAACGTTATGATTTCCAAAGGATAGGCtctagaacccgaaaatcagattacgcataaaccatgcataattgctactatttaaattaaaaataaattttatgaatATATGAAGCGTTTTATCTATTTTGAAAggagatgtttagttttatcttttcaggataaatacgcgaggccggaccggagtttggagattagagataagattaatactaagaagaatattcctaaatttaatttaagtcaaggaataatttaatttaaagaaaaagaatgttttaggatttattaaatttatttgagctaagttattaaataagttcaTTAGGTTAACATtcaattaaagcttaaataaaaatatgtaaacaaatggggataaattaatctaagtcTAAAGTAATCAAGAAATTAAGAACCTAGCGTTTTAATACTTAAATTTTTGGTTAAGTATGCCATGTACTAAGTTATTctaaattaatgtgttaattcactaaaatatatataatgaatgtttaaattcttaaacaattaaaaagcaaggttttaataaaaacatacaaTGCAAATTAGcaataatgatcaaaatttaaaatatttcaattgtttgataactctccattcaaactattcctaattgcacttcatggtgtattcatttcCCTATTTTTAAATCACTAATTAGTAGAAAAATCAAATACTATAATTCACATAATTGTTCCTCAACCCATTAGTCTAGGAAATGAGCATGAACGTACAGCAAGAATTTGAAGATAAACCAACGGCAGCAAGGGTAGGAGAAAACCATTCAAAGTCCCTTccactccttcacttgtaactctcattttaaggCATATAATGTCATCTTTAACACCTATTAAATCATTCACCTTCCTTGCCTACATCCCCCACAACCCCACCTTCGAAATTACAGAAGAAAACATCAGCAAAATAATCGAGAATGACAGCAGCTGAACAAGAAGGAAGCCAACTCCGatcccgtcgcgtcgtattgtcgttttgatttgtttttctttaaaacaaattccaggcatgtatatattattcctTTGCTCTACAATCAAGTTATACTAGCTATTTTAAATCTGTATATGTTCATAAATCAAGGCACAAACcgaattttgacagcaacactCTCCAAAAATCTGTACAGCTTTTCGGTTTATGATGTGTGCTTCACGCTTCAGTGttttatgttgttgacagggggTTGCTCGAGTCCAGGCTTACaaagctgcatctagacatcATTTAGATTGTGTTAGGGTGGTTttggttcattggtttgagtccaTACAAGTCGAATAAGGGCATGACAGCAACTAAATTACATAAGCTATAGAATGTGGTTCAATATTCTGTCATGTGGTGTTTAGAGTGAGTGTTCaaatcttggctgccctaggggctatagccatggttagaaccctaccttaacatgtctaggacgtgaccaaatcatccTTCCAAGGAATGGTTCACAGATCCATCAGAATTCCATCAAAAGCAACACAAGTGCATTTCGTTTTTTTCATTCCTGTGAGTGCACCCCTTCGGTTTTCAGTGTTTGTATGGATGATGGTTGGCTCcaagcccatagccatggttcacacaacactctatcatgtctagatcgagccatggtcaatcaaatggccattggaacgacccaATACAGTAAACCATGTCAATACATCACACTACACAGAAAGTACATTCTCGGTTGAGTACTGTAATTGTCTTAGGGGGTTgcttggtttgtggttggcttttagcccttagccacggtccaagccatgccttaggatgttggtaagagtctttgagTGGTCgttcaagcccttggtcattaaattttaga is a window encoding:
- the LOC142527568 gene encoding phenylacetaldehyde reductase-like isoform X2 — protein: MLPHYPTLKTKSNEKQKMSEKGEVVCVTGASGYIASWLVKFLLEAGYTVKATVRNPNDPKKVEHLKALEGAKERLHLFEANLVEEGSFDSVIDGCQGVFHTASPVLIQVSDPQTELINPAVTGTLNVLRSCKKVPSIKRVVITSSMASVMFNSDPLNSDVIVDETWYSDPLFCEKTKQWYGLSKTLAEKAAWNFCEENGLELVTLHPGFVIGPYLQPDLNLTTEAFLNLIKEGQQMWPSGIYRYVDVRDVARAHVLAFKNPSASGRYCLVRKVMHSFNALKILSGIFPSLNLPAKETEAAIEDPPYHVSKEKAESLKLDFTPIEVTLRDTVQCLKDKNVLDF
- the LOC142525866 gene encoding uncharacterized protein LOC142525866 is translated as MLVYGLPADVTDEYIQIVESTAIQYMQHFCRAIVEVFAEQYLRSPTANDVARLLYIGKQRGFPGMLGSLDCMHWRWKNCLTAWAGQYAGRNGSPTIILEATADYDLWI
- the LOC142527568 gene encoding phenylacetaldehyde reductase-like isoform X1 produces the protein MLPHYPTLKTKSNEKQKMSEKGEVVCVTGASGYIASWLVKFLLEAGYTVKATVRNPNDPKKVEHLKALEGAKERLHLFEANLVEEGSFDSVIDGCQGVFHTASPVLIQVSDPQTELINPAVTGTLNVLRSCKKVPSIKRVVITSSMASVMFNSDPLNSDVIVDETWYSDPLFCEKTKQWYGLSKTLAEKAAWNFCEENGLELVTLHPGFVIGPYLQPDLNLTTEAFLNLIKEGQQMWPSGIYRYVDVRDVARAHVLAFKNPSASGRYCLVRKVMHSFNALKILSGIFPSLNLPANRETEAAIEDPPYHVSKEKAESLKLDFTPIEVTLRDTVQCLKDKNVLDF